A single genomic interval of Thermodesulfobacteriota bacterium harbors:
- the larB gene encoding nickel pincer cofactor biosynthesis protein LarB, translated as MNSETLHKLLHSVATGKTSVDDAARTLTHISFENIDFAQIDHHRSLRKGFPEVIFGPGKTAEQIIRIIEKILDQENIVLVTRVNRHKAQKIKSHLPDIEYHEDARMIIFKKIKIPLQGKGKILVLSAGTSDIPVAKEAYLTAESMGNQVEAVFDVGVAGIHRLFSYKKQIDDASILIVVAGMEGALPSVVAGMVSQPVIAVPTSVGYGVSFGGITALFAMLNSCSSNVAVVNIDNGFGAGYFASVINRT; from the coding sequence ATGAACTCGGAAACTTTACATAAACTCCTTCATTCAGTGGCCACTGGCAAAACATCCGTTGATGATGCAGCCAGAACTCTGACGCACATTTCATTTGAAAACATTGACTTTGCTCAAATAGATCACCACCGATCCCTTCGCAAAGGATTTCCTGAAGTCATCTTTGGCCCGGGAAAGACAGCAGAGCAAATCATCCGCATCATTGAAAAAATACTTGATCAGGAAAACATTGTCCTGGTTACCAGGGTCAACCGTCATAAGGCGCAAAAAATAAAATCGCACCTTCCTGATATTGAGTATCATGAAGATGCCAGGATGATCATTTTTAAGAAAATCAAAATTCCGCTGCAGGGAAAGGGGAAAATTTTAGTCCTATCCGCAGGCACATCCGATATTCCAGTGGCAAAGGAAGCTTACCTGACCGCAGAAAGCATGGGAAACCAGGTAGAAGCTGTTTTCGATGTAGGGGTAGCCGGTATTCACCGTCTTTTTAGCTATAAAAAACAAATTGATGACGCATCCATTCTTATTGTGGTTGCAGGAATGGAAGGTGCCCTTCCCAGCGTTGTGGCAGGAATGGTATCACAACCTGTTATCGCTGTACCGACCAGTGTCGGGTATGGAGTCAGTTTTGGAGGGATAACAGCCTTGTTTGCCATGTTAAATAGCTGCAGTTCGAATGTTGCGGTGGTTAATATTGATAACGGGTTTGGTGCTGGGTATTTTGCATCAGTTATAAACAGAACATAA